From one Flavobacteriales bacterium genomic stretch:
- a CDS encoding T9SS type A sorting domain-containing protein has product MKRYLTKAILSATTIGTSMAMEMHMDLHGLVSNAHVIVTATCTDVRAQADPARPGIVGTVAWFDAVETIRENVPGTAPRNGQLELHYLGGSADGINLHFCGMPTFTAGERYLLFLLNDGTRYMTPIVGASQGQFIIRTTPDGGTTYAVNTGGHAVLGIDGNTLIMSRCLIDPGTHEHGTCSHGEDDGLDSDLSDDMHLYEGEFMPLGELTRTIQEHHFDRPSLLDWTNNTEPMPALTFERSGDHQEGKEAAGDPKALGACKYQDVYISIKKNDDVPGFANWAVLDLYARDIYDKHINIFTNTPGSSNGTWGANNGKNEILGWQSSSTLDQAYGYTWGASALGVCITYSVNGTACSRIKEADIAFNPAYSWTTDWNTAAQSNIVDYRSIIMHETGHAWGYQVGANYPESYDYGQPSVMHGYYGGAVWENARELHAKDAQVIRNKYADQATVNVVTDLGAETYRALSGSGLQNSYASPTMVSSGGQITIHRITAENNSTTQQNNVRLRFYLSTDRSLGSSDHLVAMHSLGNMAAISRSVNSYTLNTVGVPPGSYYIGVKISRNGSSYSTDDRSANDVSWTTFKVNVTTNVGIEEEHTADPLRVFPNPTTGNVLLQLPPDIRPKQLLLMDMTGRLIEEHRLTGGGNEAPIEFMIDHPKGIYLLQMIDAEGRRFTSRVVKE; this is encoded by the coding sequence ATGAAACGCTACCTGACTAAAGCCATTCTTTCAGCCACTACCATCGGCACCTCGATGGCCATGGAAATGCACATGGACCTGCACGGGCTGGTCTCTAATGCACACGTGATCGTCACCGCCACCTGCACGGATGTCCGCGCGCAGGCCGACCCCGCTCGCCCTGGTATCGTGGGGACGGTGGCTTGGTTCGATGCCGTGGAGACCATCCGCGAGAATGTGCCCGGCACCGCTCCACGGAACGGGCAATTGGAGCTGCACTATCTCGGTGGTTCCGCCGACGGCATCAACCTGCATTTCTGCGGCATGCCCACGTTCACTGCGGGCGAGCGCTACCTGCTCTTCCTGCTCAACGATGGCACCCGCTACATGACGCCCATCGTGGGAGCCAGCCAGGGACAGTTCATCATCAGGACCACCCCCGATGGAGGTACGACCTATGCGGTCAACACCGGTGGTCATGCCGTGCTCGGCATCGACGGGAACACCCTGATCATGTCCCGCTGCCTGATAGACCCCGGCACACATGAACACGGTACATGCAGCCATGGCGAGGACGATGGCCTCGACAGCGACCTAAGCGACGACATGCACCTGTACGAAGGCGAATTCATGCCGCTCGGCGAGTTGACCCGGACTATCCAGGAGCATCACTTCGACCGGCCTTCATTGCTCGACTGGACAAACAACACAGAGCCCATGCCCGCCTTGACTTTTGAAAGATCTGGGGACCATCAGGAGGGCAAGGAGGCAGCCGGTGACCCCAAAGCCTTGGGGGCTTGCAAGTACCAGGACGTGTACATCTCGATAAAGAAGAACGATGATGTCCCTGGCTTTGCGAACTGGGCCGTCCTTGATCTTTATGCCCGGGACATCTACGATAAGCACATCAACATCTTCACAAACACGCCGGGGTCGTCCAACGGCACATGGGGGGCGAACAATGGCAAGAACGAGATCCTGGGTTGGCAAAGCAGCAGTACCCTCGATCAAGCCTACGGATATACTTGGGGGGCATCCGCCCTTGGCGTTTGCATCACCTATTCAGTGAACGGAACGGCGTGCAGCCGGATCAAAGAGGCCGATATTGCCTTCAATCCTGCCTATTCCTGGACCACTGATTGGAATACCGCAGCTCAGTCCAACATCGTCGATTATCGCAGCATCATCATGCACGAGACCGGGCATGCATGGGGCTATCAGGTCGGGGCCAACTATCCGGAGTCGTACGACTACGGACAGCCTTCTGTGATGCACGGATACTACGGTGGAGCGGTATGGGAGAATGCCCGCGAACTCCACGCCAAGGATGCCCAAGTGATCAGGAACAAGTATGCGGATCAGGCCACGGTGAATGTGGTTACGGACCTTGGTGCGGAAACCTATCGAGCACTGAGCGGATCCGGGCTGCAGAACAGCTATGCCAGCCCCACCATGGTTTCTTCCGGTGGTCAGATCACGATTCATCGAATCACTGCCGAGAACAATTCCACCACACAGCAGAACAACGTGCGCTTGCGGTTCTACCTATCCACAGACCGCAGTCTCGGTTCAAGCGACCACCTTGTGGCCATGCACAGCCTGGGCAACATGGCCGCGATATCGCGCTCCGTGAACAGCTACACGCTCAATACGGTCGGCGTGCCACCAGGCAGCTACTACATCGGGGTGAAGATCTCGCGGAATGGCTCCAGCTACAGCACCGACGACCGTTCCGCCAACGACGTATCCTGGACCACCTTCAAAGTGAACGTGACGACGAACGTGGGGATCGAGGAGGAACATACCGCTGACCCACTTCGGGTATTCCCGAACCCCACCACCGGAAACGTTCTCCTTCAGCTTCCCCCTGACATCCGCCCCAAACAACTCCTGCTCATGGACATGACCGGAAGACTGATCGAGGAGCACCGCTTGACCGGAGGTGGGAACGAGGCACCGATCGAGTTCATGATCGACCACCCCAAAGGCATCTACCTGCTCCAGATGATCGATGCCGAAGGAAGGCGCTTCACCAGCCGGGTAGTGAAGGAGTGA
- a CDS encoding LytTR family transcriptional regulator produces the protein MEPRFPLILKSAYGPVFIELDSILRIDAEDKYSRLHYTNGSNAVLMHSLSDLEVRLACGQRIADRVFMRTHRSCIVALHHAKGLKGRDRVLLNGQAAPVSRSAWASLIGVLGSVGTTK, from the coding sequence TTGGAACCCCGCTTCCCACTGATCCTGAAGAGCGCCTACGGGCCGGTCTTCATTGAACTGGACAGCATCCTGCGTATCGATGCTGAGGATAAGTACAGCCGACTGCATTACACCAACGGCAGCAATGCCGTGCTCATGCACAGCCTTAGCGATCTGGAAGTTCGACTGGCGTGCGGTCAGCGAATTGCTGACCGGGTCTTCATGCGTACGCACCGGAGTTGCATTGTTGCGCTGCACCATGCCAAGGGTTTGAAGGGGCGAGACCGTGTTCTCCTGAACGGACAGGCGGCACCAGTCAGCCGAAGCGCATGGGCATCACTGATCGGCGTGTTGGGCTCCGTTGGCACCACGAAATAG